A window of the Arachis duranensis cultivar V14167 chromosome 5, aradu.V14167.gnm2.J7QH, whole genome shotgun sequence genome harbors these coding sequences:
- the LOC107488189 gene encoding LOW QUALITY PROTEIN: AT-hook motif nuclear-localized protein 22 (The sequence of the model RefSeq protein was modified relative to this genomic sequence to represent the inferred CDS: inserted 2 bases in 1 codon) produces the protein MDPITAHGHSLPPPFHTARDLLHHHQQQQQQQXGKDGTPGGGGGGSGETEMTRRPRGRPAGSKNKPKPPIIITRDSANALKTHVMEVADGCDIVESVSNFARRRQRGVCIMSGTGTVTNVTLRQPASSGAVVSLHGRFEILSLAGSFLPPPAPPAASGLTIYLAGGQGQVVGGSVVGTLIASGPVVIMSASFSNAAYERLPLEEEDPSMPLQGSGGGGGGSIGSPGGGQQHAQQQQQQQMLGDATAPLFHGLNPNLLNSVQMPTEAFWNTPGRSPY, from the exons ATGGATCCAATTACAGCACACGGCCATTCACTTCCACCACCATTCCACACAGCAAGAGATCTGTTGCACCACCACCagcaacagcagcagcagca tgGAAAAGACGGAACAcctggaggaggaggaggaggatccgGTGAAACCGAAATGACAAGAAGACCAAGAGGAAGACCAGCTGGATCCAAGAACAAACCCAAGCCACCGATCATCATCACCCGCGACAGTGCCAATGCCCTAAAGACGCACGTCATGGAGGTTGCAGACGGTTGCGACATCGTTGAGAGCGTCTCAAACTTCGCAAGGAGGCGCCAAAGAGGGGTTTGCATCATGAGCGGCACCGGCACCGTCACCAACGTCACACTCCGCCAACCAGCTTCCTCTGGAGCCGTCGTCTCCCTCCATGGAAGGTTCGAGATCTTGTCCCTGGCGGGATCCTTCCTCCCTCCTCCCGCTCCACCTGCGGCCTCCGGCTTGACCATATATCTAGCCGGAGGGCAAGGGCAGGTGGTCGGAGGGAGTGTGGTGGGGACACTGATTGCTTCCGGCCCGGTGGTCATCATGTCCGCTTCCTTCAGCAACGCTGCGTATGAGAGACTTCCTTTGGAGGAAGAGGACCCTTCCATGCCCTTGCAAGGGTCTGGCGGTGGCGGCGGCGGCTCAATCGGGTCCCCCGGTGGTGGTCAGCAGCATGCgcagcagcagcaacagcaGCAGATGTTAGGAGACGCAACTGCTCCACTCTTCCATGGTTTGAATCCGAATCTTCTGAATTCAGTTCAGATGCCAACGGAAGCTTTCTGGAATACTCCTGGTCGCTCTCCTTATTGA